The Humulus lupulus chromosome 4, drHumLupu1.1, whole genome shotgun sequence genome has a window encoding:
- the LOC133831272 gene encoding uncharacterized protein LOC133831272 → MKPIIDDKKDTVTIRAVSRDEEGRKRVEKAELKTHDVDTAKYVEKKLIDKGVQRLERHPANGIGIRKPPPKSGHGGKYTWEGPGEIVENELSPTPPAIDEGDPNYVDEVAEERIVRGEDKEVAGLVVGEVEVAKVVENRECVARIEVDPHIKLN, encoded by the coding sequence ATGAAGCCTATCATCGACGACAAGAAAGACACTGTTACAATCCGAGCGGTGAGCCGCGACGAGGAAGGACGTAAGAGAGTGGAGAAGGCTGAGCTCAAAACTCACGACGTCGACACCGCCAAGTACGTGGAGAAGAAGCTCATCGACAAAGGGGTTCAGAGGTTGGAACGCCACCCGGCCAACGGGATTGGAATCCGTAAACCGCCACCCAAGTCTGGCCACGGAGGCAAGTACACGTGGGAGGGCCCCGGCGAGATCGTGGAGAACGAGCTCTCACCGACGCCACCTGCCATCGACGAAGGAGACCCCAATTATGTGGACGAGGTGGCGGAGGAGAGGATCGTGAGAGGTGAGGATAAGGAGGTGGCTGGGCTTGTAGTTGGAGAAGTTGAGGTTGCGAAAGTGGTTGAGAATAGAGAATGTGTTGCTAGGATTGAGGTTGATCCTCATATCAAACTTAATtag